One region of Brachyhypopomus gauderio isolate BG-103 chromosome 9, BGAUD_0.2, whole genome shotgun sequence genomic DNA includes:
- the LOC143522370 gene encoding uncharacterized protein LOC143522370: MDYKTMFRDVLVRSQTYEKELQQLEASKHRALEEMQQMFEAELEETTHELDQCRDKLQQQEREFEETKNQMEAESNFELEEMRAQYECRLREEEEKHYYLVDTAAYRKVKIIDLENKIKNKNLEISQLMEYKQKLQEDVQSRDKDIVALKSEIQEKDMIIQDKETHIQDLEWKYQDLEKTKIELDENLKHLKTQIEPREIYLKETEKKIREMTAALKQYKLQNIQLHVSNDELKRILKAKEKELNTERQKVKNGETLVCRIKSDINNCIRVLQEPKKLKETVRKLYEHHVQGSDVWQEEKVSADVQSEFRRQRDYLEKKVASLTRKLAENEQKHKSRYDKLAEENFLLIREINEQRLAQDHVKKQTRAVQTQARGTLSKSSTHHKTMAERAVTQLTSEDKTEQKIQLRRPKIERLKLRGQGLSPPLPALSPSTKLPALKLPALKP, encoded by the exons ATGGACTACAAGACAATGTTCCGGGATGTGCTGGTGAGGTCTCAGACCTACGAGAaggagctgcagcagctggaGGCCAGCAAGCACCGAGCCCTGGAGGAGATGCAGCAGATGTTCGAGGCCGAGCTGGAGGAGACGACGCACGAGTTGGACCAG TGCCGTGACAAGTTGCAGCAGCAGGAGCGCGAGTTTGAGGAGACTAAAAATCAAATGGAGGCGGAAAGCAACTTTGAGCTGGAGGAAATGCGCGCCCAGTACGAGTGCAGGCTGcgcgaggaggaagagaagcACTACTATCTCGTGGACACGGCGGCATACAGAAAGGTCAAG ATTATTGACCTGGAGAACAAaatcaagaacaagaacctggAGATCAGTCAACTAATGGAGTATAAGCAGAAGCTGCAGGAGGATGTCCAGTCACGGGACAAGGACATCGTGGCCCTGAAGTCGGAGATCCAGGAGAAGGACATGATCATCCAGGACAAG gaaacacacattcaggacTTGGAATGGAAGTACCAGGACCTGGAGAAGACTAAGATTGAACTGGATGAAAACCTTAAACATCTGAAGACCCAAATCGAGCCGAGAGAGATTTACCTCAAAGAGACGGAGAAAAAGATCCGGGAG ATGACGGCTGCGTTGAAGCAGTACAAGTTGCAGAACATCCAGCTACATGTGAGCAATGATGAACTCAAGCGGATACTGAAAGCCAAAGAAAAGGAATtgaacacagagaggcagaag GTCAAGAACGGCGAGACCCTGGTCTGCAGGATAAAGTCAGACATCAACAACTGCATTAGGGTATTACAAGAACCAAAGAAGTTAAAGGAAACTGTCCGCAAGCTGTATGAACATCATGTTCAAGGGTCTGATGTG TGGCAGGAGGAGAAAGTCAGTGCAGACGTCCAGTCTGAGTTCCGCAGGCAGAGGGATTATCTCGAGAAGAAGGTGGCATCCCTGACCAGGAAGCTGGCTgaaaatgaacaaaagcacaaatcaCGCTATGACAAGCTCGCGGAG GAGAACTTCTTGCTGATCAGGGAGATCAATGAGCAGCGGTTGGCCCAGGATCACGTCAAGAAGCAAACGCGTGCCGTCCAGACTCAAGCCAGAGGGACCTTGTCCAagagctccacccaccacaaGA CAATGGCAGAGAGGGCAGTTACGCAGCTGACCTCGGAGGACAAGACCGAGCAGAAGATCCAGTTACGGCGACCCAAGATCGAGAGGCTGAAGCTTCGTGGCCAAGGCCTTTCTCCGCCCCTCCCGGCCCTGTCGCCTAGCACCAAACTGCCCGCCCTCAAACTGCCCGCCCTCAAGCCGTGA